In Spiroplasma chinense, the DNA window TTTGCTTCTTTATTAAGTTTTGTATTAACTTTCTTAGCTCCTGATTCGTCAGACTTTCTTAATTGTGTTGCTCAAATTTTAAATCTTCCCACTTTTCTGTTTAAAAAATCTATAAAAGCATCTTCTAAACCATCATCTCAACTAAAACCATCTTTAGCTTGATTTACCGGGAAACTGTCTACATCAATTTCTCCATAAAGTCTTTGATAAACAAAAGAAGAAGCATCTCCAAAGATTTCTCTTGGTCTATAATTATCTTCATAACCACCGATGATTGCTCTATTTCTTCTAAATAATGTAAATCCAGCTTCCTTACGACTACCCACATCTCTAATTCCTACCAAAAATTTCACTAAGTGAGTTTCTCCTGCAAATTCAAAACTATCTTCAAAAGTTCCCACACATAGAGTTTCGTTATGAATTCCAGTTACTTGACCAGGTAGAATAGTTCTTGGTTTTACCTGAGTAAATTTAACTGCTGGAACTTTTTGCAAACTTTCAAATACATTACCTTCAAAGTCACATCATACTCCATCTTTATTCTCAGCAAAAACTATCTGAATATTATTATTTCTTATATCTCTTCTATACATACCTGTAATCATTTTAGCAACAGTTTGTTTTTGTTTTTTTGTTGCAAATGGTTTTAATAGATCTTCTAGAACCAATTCTGTATAGTGAGCTGTTGCTTCCACTTCTGAAGTTTTTATAGGTAAAGTGCTTGGATTACTTCTTTTTAATTCTTCAATATCCATTGTAACTGCATATTCTTTATTTGAACCCAATTGAGTAGATCTAATTGTTCATTTTTTACTGAATCAAGTTGCAGCTGTTTTCAAACCCATACCAAACTCATTTCTTCCTCCTTTTTTCACTGGAGGATTACCTAACACAACAGCTCTTTTAAAATTTTCAATTTCCATACCGTATGCATTGTCTCTAATTTTGATAATAGAATTACTTTTATCATGACTATAAAGAACATAAATTTTAAGTTTGTAATCTTTACCATTCTTTTTATAAAATTCTTTTAACTCTTCTTCATGCTCAAAATAACTTGCAGTTGAATTATCAACAAATTCAGCAAGTGCATAAGTTGGTTTGTAACTTAATCTTTGATAAGTTGCATATATACTAGACTCTGGTCTAATATCTATCTCATTAATATTGTTGTTACTCATTTTCTTCTAACTCTTTTCTATATACTTGTAAATAAATTTCTTTTAGTTTTTCTAAAGAATATTCAGGATAGACTTTTAAAAAATCTTCATTTACAACTTTTTTTGCTATAAATTCAACCATTTTACCTTGTTCTTCTTCATTAGATAAGTGTATCATTTTATGACACAAAGGACATAATGAAACCAAGTTAATCTTACTATCTAATGTTTTTTTAAATTTTTTTTGCACTTTTAAGTGATAAGGGATGAAATGATGAACATCAAAATACATTATATCTAAACCATTCTTTATAAAAGTTTGTTTTTTTAAACAATTAATACACTCTTGATAATTTTTGAGATGTTCTTCTACTATCTTTTGATTTCTAATAAGTTTGTTTTTATGTATTAAATCAGTAATGTTCTTGTCATTAAAATCTTCAACTTTTAAATCACTTAAATCTGTTTCTACAAAATCGAATAACACATCTAAATCATTAAATGAAGTTAGTTGATTTTTTCCATTATAGTTAATTCTTGAATCCAGTTCTTTTATAATTTTTTTCAAATCTTTTGTCTTGTAATTATATTTTTCATCAATAGTTGCTTCGTTTTTACCAAAAGCAATTTCTTCAACTTCTTGGAAAGTAGAAATTCAATATGAAGAGTATGATTCACCATCATATCGTGTCAAAAAATCGTATAAATTTGCAGTTAAAGAGACTATATATTCTTCTCCTATAGAAAGCACTCCCAATGCAAAAATCATAGTATCCTTAACTAAAAATTTTTTGTATAGTTGAAGCCTTTTGTTATCATCATTATCATTTCCAGAATTTTTTATTTGTAAAAAATAAACTATTATGTCTTTGTCATCTTTTTTAAATCTAATAAATTTTTTGTTATTCTTTTTTTTATTGGATAATGCTGAATTACTACCATCTAAAAAAATTTCAGAGGGTTTTATTTCTTTGTATATTAGTTTTTCAGCTTCTGTTACAAATTCATCATAATGGATTTGTAACTTATCAAATTCATTATGATTCATCATTTTAATTTCACCGTTAACTATATTTCTGTAAAGTTTTTCATTATTTTTTTTAACTGTGTCACTCATAATTACTCCTCAATAGTAATATTTTATAATAAAAAAAACACTGCTACAGTGTTTTTTTATCTATTTTCAATAATTCTTCTTGAATATAAGAAACTACTTTAACATTTACAGAATTACCAAATTGTTTATAACTGAAAAAATCTTTTCTATCTTCGCTAATTTCATTAAAAATTCTATAATTTTTTGGAAAACTTTGTAAATTAGCAGTTTCTCTTGGCGTTAAGTGTCTCCACCCTTTTTTGTTATCATCAAATATTATAGGTATTTGAACCATAGCCACTAATGTAGGAAACTTTGTCGGTCTTCTACATCTTATTCCGCTTTGTCTTAACTGTATAAAAGATTTTCTAATATCATTAATATCTTTACCAGCTTGTCATTCAAATTTTAATTCTCTTTTTTTTCAATTATGTACCTCATATTTGATTAACCATTGATCGATGAAATCTTTATTATTTTTATAAATATTTCTCATATCTATAATATATTTTTTTCTTCATTCCGCTCAATCCGAAGGTATTCTATAACTTTTATTTAACTCATTAGCCCAAATAACAGGCAAAGTTCTACCTTCTGGTTTTTTTACATTAATTAAAAATTCATTTCATGCATCAAAAACATCAAGTAAATATTGATTTTTCGGATCTGATGCTAAGAAATATTTTTCATCCACATCTGATTCCAAGAATTTTTCTTTTATAAAACTAACTATTTCATTAGCGTTCATATTTGAGAGTGGATTCATTTTTTTTCTGTCTTCTAAAGAAATATGTAAAAACTCAGTCTTGGCCTTTTCCGGACCCACATAAATACCAGGTATAAAGACTCTGTATCTTTCCTGAGGAATTCCAAATTCATGTGGTGATAAAATTAATGGATTTTCAGGTATTAAATAACCTATTTCTCTTAATTTATCATTAATTATTTTTCATGTTTTACCGTTATCATGATTAACAAGGTGTTTTACATTTTCCAACAATATATATCTTGGAGTTCTCTTACTTAAAATATTTGCAATGTCAAAAAACAGAGTTCCTCTAATTTCATCTAGAAAACCTCTTTTTTTACCAGCATTAGAAAATGTTTGACAAGGGAAACCTGCGAATAAAAAATCGTGTTCAGGTACGTTTGTAGCTTCTTCATCAACATCTCTAATATTTATAATGTTTTTATCGCTTATATTAAAGTTATTAGTATATGTTTTTATAGCGTATTCGTCAATTTCAGATACAAATACACATTCAGTTGTCATATTCATATCGTTTGCTACTTTATTTATTGCATTATGGAATCCACCTATTCCGGCAAATAAATCAACAAACCTGATTTTACCGTTATTTTTTTTCATTTCCTACCTCTAATTTCTTTAATAATTATATATTAATTTTTTATAATAGCTACATTATTACTATCGTAATTTTTTTTAAAAAAATGTACACTTTTTTTAATTTTTTTTAATTTTTTTTAATTTTTTTGAAAATGTGTCTTAATTTGACTATCATAAACCTTTAACATAAAATAATTGTAGGGGGAATAAAAAATGATAGAAATTAAAAATCTTACAAGGGTTTTTAAGAATGATACAGGTATCAAAAATGTTACTTTTAACATTAATGATGGAGATATCATTGCTTTCGTTGGGGACAACGGAGCTGGGAAAACTACAACAATTAAAGCTATCTTTGATGAACTTAAAGTTACTCAAGGAGAAATCTTAATTGATGGAGAAAACCTATTTAAAAACAACAATCTACAAAAACTGGCTTTCTTTCCAGATACAAACAACATTCCATTGGACATGAAATTAAGTGAATATATCTTATTTTTATGTGCAGCTAACGGGATAGAAAAGCATGAAATTGATAAAAACTTACAAAACGTTTATGAAATGCTACATTTAGAAAAATTCATAAACAAAAGAATTAGAGAACTTTCAGCGGGTTGAAAGAAAAAAGCCATTATGGCAAGTGTTCTTATTAGATCACCAAAATACATTATTTTAGATGAACCAACAGCTAACTTAGATGTTGAGTCAAAAATTGAGTTTATTTCAATTCTAAAAGAATTAAATAAACTTGGAGTTACTATTATGATTACAAGCCATATTATTGAAGAACTTCAAGAAATAGCAAACCACTTAGTGTTAATTAAAGCTGGTGAAATTGTATATGATAAAGCATTTGATAACAAAAAAGAGTTGATTATAGATATTTACAGAAAGTTTATAGACCCAAGAAATGTTGAAGTTGGTCTATTAGAGAAACTTTATGCATAAGGAAATTCAATTAACAACAAAAGAAAATCAACCAACTCTTAAAAGATTAAACATTATATACAGATTAAACTTAAAATTAGCACTTAGAAATAAAGGAATTATAGCAACTGGTTGTGTTTTTGTCTTAATGTCACTATTATTTGTATTCATCATGACATTAATGGGAAAAAACTTAACTGAAAGTTTTGTAAACTTTAACATGATGAAAGGAATCTATTACTTAATTGTAGGATTCTTCTTTACAATTTTTTTAACTTTAATTTCATTCTTCTTTTTCAAAAAACAAAAAGATGATGGAGTTCACAACATAGAACTTAGAGCAGGTATTAAAACTTGAATATCTTACCTA includes these proteins:
- a CDS encoding ATP-binding protein; its protein translation is MSNNNINEIDIRPESSIYATYQRLSYKPTYALAEFVDNSTASYFEHEEELKEFYKKNGKDYKLKIYVLYSHDKSNSIIKIRDNAYGMEIENFKRAVVLGNPPVKKGGRNEFGMGLKTAATWFSKKWTIRSTQLGSNKEYAVTMDIEELKRSNPSTLPIKTSEVEATAHYTELVLEDLLKPFATKKQKQTVAKMITGMYRRDIRNNNIQIVFAENKDGVWCDFEGNVFESLQKVPAVKFTQVKPRTILPGQVTGIHNETLCVGTFEDSFEFAGETHLVKFLVGIRDVGSRKEAGFTLFRRNRAIIGGYEDNYRPREIFGDASSFVYQRLYGEIDVDSFPVNQAKDGFSWDDGLEDAFIDFLNRKVGRFKIWATQLRKSDESGAKKVNTKLNKEANEEIKKMLKTSEVKTVEEVIKDYNEGTEIPSELITAIKNDNNGDKKDTNIMDTVITNKSGDNELSFAYFVSEKVNPKNWITISIINESKGLFSITLFVEHKFLKPFAQEPEFIIFMKKFSLAYASAILDLKTRSLDGKVDPLLITNKINEYLLED
- a CDS encoding HNH endonuclease; the protein is MSDTVKKNNEKLYRNIVNGEIKMMNHNEFDKLQIHYDEFVTEAEKLIYKEIKPSEIFLDGSNSALSNKKKNNKKFIRFKKDDKDIIVYFLQIKNSGNDNDDNKRLQLYKKFLVKDTMIFALGVLSIGEEYIVSLTANLYDFLTRYDGESYSSYWISTFQEVEEIAFGKNEATIDEKYNYKTKDLKKIIKELDSRINYNGKNQLTSFNDLDVLFDFVETDLSDLKVEDFNDKNITDLIHKNKLIRNQKIVEEHLKNYQECINCLKKQTFIKNGLDIMYFDVHHFIPYHLKVQKKFKKTLDSKINLVSLCPLCHKMIHLSNEEEQGKMVEFIAKKVVNEDFLKVYPEYSLEKLKEIYLQVYRKELEENE
- the dcm gene encoding DNA (cytosine-5-)-methyltransferase, which translates into the protein MKKNNGKIRFVDLFAGIGGFHNAINKVANDMNMTTECVFVSEIDEYAIKTYTNNFNISDKNIINIRDVDEEATNVPEHDFLFAGFPCQTFSNAGKKRGFLDEIRGTLFFDIANILSKRTPRYILLENVKHLVNHDNGKTWKIINDKLREIGYLIPENPLILSPHEFGIPQERYRVFIPGIYVGPEKAKTEFLHISLEDRKKMNPLSNMNANEIVSFIKEKFLESDVDEKYFLASDPKNQYLLDVFDAWNEFLINVKKPEGRTLPVIWANELNKSYRIPSDWAEWRKKYIIDMRNIYKNNKDFIDQWLIKYEVHNWKKRELKFEWQAGKDINDIRKSFIQLRQSGIRCRRPTKFPTLVAMVQIPIIFDDNKKGWRHLTPRETANLQSFPKNYRIFNEISEDRKDFFSYKQFGNSVNVKVVSYIQEELLKIDKKTL
- a CDS encoding ABC transporter ATP-binding protein; this encodes MIEIKNLTRVFKNDTGIKNVTFNINDGDIIAFVGDNGAGKTTTIKAIFDELKVTQGEILIDGENLFKNNNLQKLAFFPDTNNIPLDMKLSEYILFLCAANGIEKHEIDKNLQNVYEMLHLEKFINKRIRELSAGWKKKAIMASVLIRSPKYIILDEPTANLDVESKIEFISILKELNKLGVTIMITSHIIEELQEIANHLVLIKAGEIVYDKAFDNKKELIIDIYRKFIDPRNVEVGLLEKLYA